A genomic window from Ruminiclostridium cellulolyticum H10 includes:
- the ccpM gene encoding Cys-rich peptide radical SAM maturase CcpM: MIIYKLIKTPLQYYVYDRNKNKILNISKEEYQELDRLNKKEITEKEAVCLKKFQKYGYLKDSILEEIVHPETKYIKHHLDHRVQFLILQVTQSCNLRCNYCTYSGNYTNRVHSGKSMSWELAKKSIDYLYDHSNEIEKVRISFYGGEPLLRFDLIKRCVQYVKEAYPDRITDYGITTNGTLLSGEIAEFLIDNQFSITISLDGSKKDHDANRKFANGEGSFNTIINNIKDISKHNKGFIKNIRFNTVLNPKSDYGTVRNYFNSEDVVCDAGVGLSLMEEINYKGDISFSNEFINIRRYDYFLLLMTMVKKLKKEAIPKFMSEIKAGIDIDYSTMEDVNNLNKTWHHGGPCIAGAMRMFVNTDGVIYPCEKAVETSEAMKIGEMDEGTDSQKVSEIMNIGKISEKDCKSCWAINWCSMCALYAEKDGKFDVATKRKNCAKSFIEVQEKLLNICALKEFGYKFGKEEMYV; the protein is encoded by the coding sequence ATGATTATATATAAACTTATAAAGACTCCGTTACAATATTATGTTTATGACAGGAATAAGAACAAAATCCTAAATATTAGTAAGGAAGAATATCAGGAACTTGATAGATTAAATAAAAAAGAAATTACTGAAAAAGAAGCAGTCTGTCTTAAAAAATTTCAGAAGTACGGATATTTAAAAGATAGTATTCTCGAAGAAATAGTTCATCCGGAAACCAAATATATTAAGCATCATCTTGACCACAGAGTACAATTTCTCATATTACAGGTTACACAAAGTTGTAATCTCAGATGTAATTATTGTACATATTCAGGTAATTATACTAATAGAGTTCACTCCGGTAAGTCAATGTCATGGGAGTTGGCAAAAAAGTCAATTGACTATTTATATGATCATTCAAATGAAATTGAGAAAGTCAGGATAAGTTTTTACGGCGGAGAACCATTGCTTAGATTTGACTTAATAAAAAGATGTGTACAATACGTTAAAGAAGCTTATCCCGATAGAATCACAGACTATGGAATTACTACCAATGGCACACTTCTTTCAGGTGAAATAGCTGAATTTCTCATAGATAATCAGTTCTCTATTACCATAAGCCTCGACGGCTCCAAGAAGGATCATGATGCAAACAGAAAGTTTGCAAATGGGGAAGGCAGTTTTAATACTATCATTAATAATATTAAAGACATAAGTAAACATAACAAGGGATTTATTAAAAATATCAGATTTAATACCGTTTTAAATCCAAAATCAGATTATGGTACGGTGAGGAATTATTTCAATTCAGAAGATGTTGTATGTGATGCCGGAGTCGGTCTTAGTCTCATGGAAGAAATCAACTATAAGGGGGATATCTCCTTTAGCAATGAGTTTATTAATATAAGAAGATATGATTACTTTCTATTATTAATGACCATGGTAAAGAAATTAAAAAAAGAAGCAATACCCAAGTTTATGTCTGAAATAAAAGCAGGTATTGATATTGATTACTCTACGATGGAGGATGTTAACAACCTGAATAAGACATGGCATCACGGAGGTCCTTGTATAGCAGGTGCAATGAGAATGTTTGTGAATACAGATGGCGTAATCTACCCCTGCGAAAAAGCGGTTGAAACTAGCGAAGCTATGAAAATAGGCGAGATGGATGAAGGTACGGATTCCCAAAAGGTGTCGGAAATAATGAATATAGGAAAAATATCAGAAAAGGATTGTAAAAGCTGCTGGGCCATAAACTGGTGCTCTATGTGTGCATTGTATGCGGAGAAGGACGGAAAATTTGATGTAGCAACCAAAAGGAAGAATTGTGCCAAATCTTTTATAGAGGTGCAAGAAAAACTTTTGAACATATGTGCTTTAAAAGAATTCGGATATAAATTTGGAAAGGAGGAAATGTATGTATAA
- a CDS encoding TIGR04066 family peptide maturation system protein yields MYKLLVYPFSMEDYCITKYRNMLQGYELTSLVCLEGACETGRDAGEFNEVESGLIITDDYSAEIDKCNVVLLLDKNFNEFEETYIKRINTAVSKNKIVLTNKKIYDFCVKEFSDNKNIRILDNIQEYGLNYFTNDRKITQPDIPVITVMSMGESCNKFEAQLDLRKKFQDKGYKVLQFGTKDYCDLYGFRNIPSFLMSKDISIDRKIYLFNYYINKEVLKDDYDVIIIGVAGGILPVNRYVTNYFGEIPLIVSSALNIDINVLCLYHNNEIKKENLYECREFNKGRLGCFTDYYYMSDRQFRITYEHDIVYFMLDRKNCINSMPVINDESLKFCHVLDTDVKENMLNSLVEELEGNVALV; encoded by the coding sequence ATGTATAAGCTTCTGGTTTATCCCTTTAGTATGGAAGATTACTGCATAACAAAATATCGTAATATGCTTCAGGGGTATGAACTTACAAGTCTCGTATGCCTTGAGGGTGCCTGTGAAACCGGTAGAGATGCAGGAGAATTTAACGAAGTTGAATCCGGTTTAATAATAACTGATGATTATAGTGCTGAAATTGATAAATGCAATGTAGTACTTTTGTTGGATAAAAATTTTAATGAATTTGAAGAAACATACATTAAAAGAATTAATACTGCAGTATCAAAAAACAAAATTGTTTTGACCAATAAGAAAATATACGATTTTTGCGTTAAAGAGTTTTCCGACAATAAGAATATTAGGATACTGGACAATATTCAGGAGTACGGATTGAATTATTTTACAAATGACAGGAAAATTACACAGCCGGATATTCCTGTTATAACAGTTATGTCAATGGGGGAAAGCTGCAATAAATTTGAAGCACAGCTTGACCTGAGAAAGAAATTTCAGGATAAGGGATATAAGGTGTTACAGTTTGGTACAAAGGATTATTGTGATTTATACGGCTTCAGAAATATTCCGTCCTTTCTCATGTCAAAAGACATATCAATTGATAGAAAAATATACTTGTTTAATTACTATATAAACAAGGAAGTATTAAAGGATGATTATGATGTGATTATAATAGGCGTTGCGGGAGGTATTCTTCCTGTTAACAGGTATGTCACAAATTATTTTGGTGAGATTCCTCTCATTGTATCTTCAGCTCTGAATATAGATATAAACGTTCTATGCTTATATCATAATAATGAAATAAAGAAGGAAAACCTTTATGAATGTCGTGAATTCAACAAAGGAAGGCTGGGTTGCTTTACAGACTATTATTATATGTCTGATAGGCAATTCAGAATAACATATGAACACGATATAGTATATTTTATGCTGGACAGAAAGAACTGTATAAATAGTATGCCGGTTATAAACGATGAATCACTTAAATTCTGTCATGTTTTGGATACTGATGTTAAGGAAAACATGCTTAATTCCTTGGTAGAAGAATTGGAAGGGAATGTGGCACTTGTTTAA
- a CDS encoding CLI_3235 family bacteriocin precursor, producing MEKLSKRNELVPNTVMAFSCPCASVCSCASRCGGNGTADSAISSSLRSSEYIVASSAISSTFG from the coding sequence ATGGAGAAATTATCCAAAAGAAATGAGTTAGTACCTAACACTGTTATGGCATTTTCGTGTCCCTGTGCTAGCGTCTGTAGCTGTGCTTCAAGGTGTGGCGGAAATGGAACAGCAGATAGTGCTATCAGTAGCAGTCTCAGATCAAGCGAGTATATAGTAGCATCCTCAGCAATATCCAGCACATTTGGTTGA
- a CDS encoding glycosyltransferase family 2 protein — translation MQNIFFNIIYYISEFIQILIFIAGCYFFGISIFGWVKRRQKSPQNIIPTKRFALVVAAHNEELVIGHIVDSLFKLNYPKNLYDVFVIADNCTDNTAGIARRFGAKVHIREDASKKGKGHALEWMFHRIFHMDTSYDAIAVFDADNLVSQNFLLEMNKQMCKGFKVVQGYIDSKNPYDSWITCSYSIAFWLSNRIYQLPRYYLKLSCGLCGTGFCIDTSILKTLKWGATCLTEDLEYTMKMALNGVKIGWAHEAVVYDEKPITLKQSWHQRKRWMQGHAECAQKYLGALFKKALFKGDLTSLDCALYLFQPIRFIFVGLMTVMMWVQTVYPQFPLYSVQYVFPVQVWYLMGLFEMFYGPLVILAEKKFSLKVILGFIIYPYYCLTWIPITIQGILEKNNKEWNHTVHTRQISINELENSNG, via the coding sequence GTGAAAAGGAGACAAAAGTCCCCACAAAATATTATTCCAACAAAACGGTTTGCCCTTGTAGTAGCTGCCCATAATGAGGAGCTCGTAATTGGCCATATAGTAGACAGTCTTTTTAAACTGAATTATCCTAAAAACTTGTATGACGTATTTGTTATAGCAGATAATTGTACAGACAATACTGCCGGAATTGCCCGAAGATTCGGTGCAAAGGTACATATCCGTGAGGATGCCTCTAAAAAGGGTAAAGGACATGCACTTGAATGGATGTTTCACAGAATTTTTCATATGGATACGAGCTATGATGCCATTGCAGTTTTTGATGCGGATAATTTGGTATCTCAGAATTTCCTGTTAGAAATGAATAAACAAATGTGCAAGGGTTTCAAGGTAGTTCAGGGTTACATTGATAGTAAAAACCCATATGACAGCTGGATAACCTGTTCCTATTCAATTGCTTTCTGGCTTTCAAACAGAATTTATCAACTCCCCAGATACTATCTGAAGCTAAGCTGCGGCTTATGCGGAACCGGGTTTTGTATAGATACTTCCATTCTCAAAACTTTAAAATGGGGAGCTACCTGCCTGACCGAAGATCTGGAATACACCATGAAGATGGCCTTAAACGGAGTTAAAATAGGATGGGCACACGAAGCCGTAGTATATGATGAAAAACCTATTACACTCAAACAGTCATGGCACCAGCGAAAAAGATGGATGCAGGGTCATGCGGAATGTGCACAGAAATACCTTGGGGCTTTATTTAAGAAAGCTCTTTTTAAAGGAGATCTTACCTCCCTTGATTGTGCCTTATATTTGTTTCAACCTATAAGATTCATTTTCGTGGGATTAATGACTGTTATGATGTGGGTGCAAACAGTTTATCCCCAATTTCCTCTTTACAGCGTACAATACGTATTTCCGGTTCAAGTATGGTATTTAATGGGGCTCTTTGAGATGTTTTACGGGCCGCTGGTTATTCTGGCAGAGAAAAAATTCAGCTTGAAGGTGATACTTGGGTTTATTATTTACCCCTACTATTGCCTGACTTGGATTCCAATTACCATACAAGGCATCCTGGAGAAAAATAACAAGGAATGGAACCACACTGTTCATACAAGACAGATTAGTATAAATGAACTGGAGAACAGCAATGGGTAA